One genomic segment of Poecile atricapillus isolate bPoeAtr1 chromosome 18, bPoeAtr1.hap1, whole genome shotgun sequence includes these proteins:
- the LOC131586055 gene encoding proline-rich protein HaeIII subfamily 1-like, translating to MTARARHGRTPPGRRQDAARGALRPRSPRPDRGRPAPGGDSVRGPPGRGPDPPPRPPPPSARPQPAHPRGEPPAGPDPPARRLGGRSPAGAGGWPARRRLPQIPAPAGPAPPRAPPSGRRGALTRPPRPERGPSPACQPAGRARAAPAAPGSLGCAGPRWAGLSSAQLGSARLGSARLGSDPLPPLLLRRSLPPSRAPGARHAHAPPPPPPRPAPGVTSPPASAPREVWPLSGAVAAAPGGNYERELRTGRGGAQVRRAGPGGAWEPGTEPGQNRGRTRHRTRHRTRHRTGTEPGTEAGPPLRAAGQRRARGRCFLREPRADST from the coding sequence ATGACCGCCCGTGCGAGGCACGGCCGAACCCCGCCCGGCCGCCGGCAGGACGCGGCCCGCGGGGCGCTGAGGCCGCGCTCCCCGAGGCCGGaccggggccgccccgccccgggcgGTGACAGCGTGCGGGGCCCGCCGGGGAGAGGCCCCGACCCACCCCCCCGGCCGCCCCCTCCCTCCGCCCGGCCACAGCCCGCGCACCCCCGGGGCGAGCCGCCCGCGGGCCCGGACCCACCTGCGCGGCGGCTGGGCGGCCGCAGCCCCGCCGGAGCCGGAGGCTGGCCAGcgcggcggcggctcccgcAGATACCGGCGCCCGcaggccccgccccgccccgggctCCCCCCAGCGGCCGGCGAGGCGCGTTAACCCGACCCCCCCGGCCCGAGCGCGGCCCCTCACCTGCCTGTCAGCCCGCGGGGAGGGCACGGGCGGCGCCGGCCGCGCCCGGCTCGCTGGGCTGCGCTGGGCCCcgctgggctgggctcagctcGGCTcagctcggctcggctcggctcggctcggctcggctcggctcggaTCCGCTCCCGCCGCTTCTCCTCCgccgctccctccctccctcccgcgcCCCCGGCGCGAGACACGCGCacgccccgcccccgccgccgccacgCCCCGCCCCCGGCGTTACGTCACCGCCCGCGAGCGCCCCCAGGGAAGTTTGGCCGCTCTCCGGCGCCGTAGCGGCCGCTCCGGGCGGGAACTACGAACGGGAACTACGAACGGGCCGCGGCGGGGCTCAGGTACGGCGGGCAGGGCCCGGCGGGGCCTGGGAACCGGGCACAGAACCGGGGCAGAACCGGGGCAGAACCCGGCACAGAACCCGGCACAGAACCCGGCACAGAACCGGCACAGAACCCGGTACAGAAGCGGGGCCTCCCCTGCGGGCGGCGGGCCAGCGGCGCGCGCGGGGCCGGTGTTTCCTGAGGGAGCCTCGGGCAGACAGCACCTGA